A single region of the Triticum dicoccoides isolate Atlit2015 ecotype Zavitan chromosome 2B, WEW_v2.0, whole genome shotgun sequence genome encodes:
- the LOC119362448 gene encoding uncharacterized protein LOC119362448 has translation MSLVAACAAGARASLLFPSPSSCSRPCPALAHHSRAYRSLVSPAASRGGRRSTRLRVRAARLESTGVSVGFRAPQFELPEPLTGKIWTLDDFEGSPALLVMFICNHCPFVKHLKKDIAKLTSFYMEKGLASVAISSNSIVTHPQDGPEYMAEEAKLFKYPFPYLYDESQEVAKGFRAVCTPEFYLFKKDGRRPFELFYHGQFDDSRPSNNVPVSGRDLSRAIDCALSGQELPFDQKPSVGCSIKWHK, from the exons ATGTCCCTGGTCGCCGCGTGCGCCGCCGGAGCGCGCGCCTCCCTGCTTTTCCCCTCCCCGTCGTCCTGTTCCCGCCCATGCCCGGCTCTCGCCCACCACAGCCGCGCGTATAGGTCCCTTGTCTCGCCGGCGGCGAGCAGGGGAGGCCGCCGCAGTACGCGTCTCCGGGTGCGCGCAGCCAGGCTGGAGTCCACCGGCGTCTCCGTGGGCTTCCGCGCACCCCAATTCGAG CTCCCGGAGCCCCTGACGGGGAAAATCTGGACACTGGATGACTTCGAGGGCAGCCCTGCTTTGCTG GTTATGTTCATATGCAATCACTGTCCATTTGTAAAACATCTGAAAAAAGATATTGCAAAGCTCACTTCATTCTATATGGAG AAAGGACTTGCTTCTGTCGCCATATCCTCAAATTCAATTGTGACACATCCCCAG GATGGCCCCGAGTACATGGCGGAGGAGGCAAAATTGTTTAAATACCCTTTTCCTTATTTGTATGATGAG TCTCAAGAAGTTGCTAAGGGTTTTCGAGCAGTCTGCACACCAGAGTTCTACTTGTTCAAAAAG GATGGGCGAAGACCATTTGAACTTTTTTACCATGGGCAATTTGATGATTCAAGACCCAGTAACAATGTGCCAGTCAGCGGAAG AGATTTAAGCCGTGCAATTGACTGTGCACTTAGTGGCCAAGAATTGCCTTTCGACCAAAAACCAAG TGTCGGGTGCAGCATCAAGTGGCACAAGTGA